The following nucleotide sequence is from Tardiphaga sp. 709.
CCGGCGCAATGCATCGCATTGGGACGACGCGGCCACATGCCTTCGAGGAAGTTGATGATCGCCGCCGGCCGACCGGCGAGCGATGCATAGACCGCACCGTCGCGATTCTTCTGCGGCTGCGGGCAATTCACGCCGCGCACGCAGAGATGCGCCATCAGACCGAGGAAGTAAGGCAGGTCATCCGCCGCGACGCGCTTCTCATAGAGCGTGAGGATATACGCGCCCTTGGAGGTGTGCATCAGGAAGTTGGAATTCTCGACGCCTTCGGCGATGCCCTTGTAGGAGAGCAATTCGCCGACATCGTAGCTCTTCAGGAAGTCCGCGAGATCATCGGCGGCAACATCGGTATAGACCGCCATCGCGGTTACGCCGCGGCCTCGGGACGCAGCGAACGCGGCAGCGGGAAGAATTCGTTTTCTTCAGCGGCCGACACCGTCTCCACATGCAGCTCATAACGCTGCGCGAAGGCGTCCATGATTTCCTCGACGATCACTTCCGGCGCCGAGGCGCCCGCGGTGATGCCGAGGCTGGTGATGCCCTCGAACATGCTCCAGTCGAGATCGCTGGCGCGCTGCGCCAGCACCGAGACGCGACATCCCTCGCGCTCGGCCACTTCGCGCAGACGCTGCGAGTTCGACGAGTTCGGCGCGCCGACCACGATCAGCGCATCGACCACCGGCGCCACCTTCTTCACGGCAAGCTGGCGGTTGGTGGTGGCGTAGCAGATGTCTTCCTTGTGCGGCCCGTTGATCGTGGGGAAGCGGCTCTTCAGCACTTCGACGATCTCGGCGGTGTCGTCGATCGACAGCGTCGTCTGGGTCACGAAAGCGAGATTGTTCGGATCCTTCGGCTGGAAGGTCTGTGCGTCACCAGCCGTCTCGATGAGCTGCACAGCACCAGGCGGCAGCTGGCCGACGGTGCCGACCACTTCCGGGTGATGCGAATGCCCGATCAGCAGGATCTCACGGCCGCGCTTGAAGTGGATCGCCGCCTCGCGGTGCACCTTGGTCACCAGCGGGCAGGTCGCGTCCAGCGAGAAGAAATTGCGCTGACGGGCATCCTCGGGAACCGATTTCGGCACGCCATGGGCGGAAAATACTACCGGCGCGGATGTATTGTCCGGGATTTCGGCGAGTTCCTCGACGAAGATCGCGCCCTTGGTCCTGAGGCTGTCCACCACATACTTGTTATGGACGATCTCATGCCGGACATAGACGGGCGCGCCATGGATCGCGAGTGCGCGTTCGACCGTATCGATCGCCCGGACCACGCCGGCACAGAAGCCGCGCGGCGAACAAAGAACGATTTTCAGGGACGGTTTGCTCGTCATATCGGGGCGATCCAGGGGCCTGGGCACCAAAATGGCAGGTGCGATGGGTCAGATTGGCAAAATTCAGCCAAAGAGCTTGTCTGAATAAGGACTTGGGGCCGGTTTGCGGCGCTGTCAAGGCCGAACTGCCGGGCATTGCGCGGTTGCCCTCGGACAGATTATATAGAGCCTTAATTCCCGTCATCACCGATGACCAGACGGCTTCGCCTCCGAAAGAGGTGGGCGAAGCGCAAAGGAGATGTGCCATGAGCAATGCCCCGCTGATGCCAAAGGCGACGGCCGTGTGGCTGGTCGACAATACGGCGCTGACCTTCGATCAGGTCGCCGATTTCACCAAGATGCACCCGCTCGAGATCCGCGCCATTGCCGACGGCGACGCCGCCCAGGGCATCAAGGGCATGGACCCGATTTCCAACGGGCAATTGACCCGCGATGAGATCGAAAAGGGCGAGAAGGACAAGAATTACCGGCTCAAGCTCGAAGAGAGCAAGGTGATCCTGCCGCCGGCCGCCA
It contains:
- the ispH gene encoding 4-hydroxy-3-methylbut-2-enyl diphosphate reductase, giving the protein MTSKPSLKIVLCSPRGFCAGVVRAIDTVERALAIHGAPVYVRHEIVHNKYVVDSLRTKGAIFVEELAEIPDNTSAPVVFSAHGVPKSVPEDARQRNFFSLDATCPLVTKVHREAAIHFKRGREILLIGHSHHPEVVGTVGQLPPGAVQLIETAGDAQTFQPKDPNNLAFVTQTTLSIDDTAEIVEVLKSRFPTINGPHKEDICYATTNRQLAVKKVAPVVDALIVVGAPNSSNSQRLREVAEREGCRVSVLAQRASDLDWSMFEGITSLGITAGASAPEVIVEEIMDAFAQRYELHVETVSAAEENEFFPLPRSLRPEAAA